One genomic region from Harpia harpyja isolate bHarHar1 chromosome 1, bHarHar1 primary haplotype, whole genome shotgun sequence encodes:
- the SRD5A1 gene encoding 3-oxo-5-alpha-steroid 4-dehydrogenase 1 produces MGSGGGVSDGGVCGFWRRLSGPEERRLLELLAYGLVALGAASALLLRFVPMPYGRYSSPRFGRPLPARPAWALQELPSLLVPLGLAACGGAAAAAWPNRLLLGCFVVHYAHRALIFPLLIREGKPTPCFTFVLALLFCVYNGYLQGRSLSNYAEYPSGWLKDPRFITGFIGWLTGMAINIHSDHILRNLRKPGESGYKIPRGGMFEYVSGANFFGEILEWFGFALACCTIESLAFALCTLFILGSRAKQHHQWYLEKFEDYPKNRKIVIPFVY; encoded by the exons ATGGGGTCTGGCGGCGGTGTCAGCGATGGCGGCGTGTGTGGGTTCTGGCGGCGGCTGTCGGGGCCGGAGGAGCggcggctgctggagctgctcGCCTACGGGCTGGTGGCGCTGGGTGCCGCCTCCGCCCTGCTGCTCCGCTTCGTCCCCATGCCCTACGGCCGGTACTCCTCGCCGCGCTTCGgccggccgctgcccgcccgccccgcctgGGCGCTGCAGGAGCTGCCCTCCCTCCTCGTCCCGCTCGGGCTGGCTGcctgcggcggggcggccgccgccgcctggcCCAACCGCCTCCTCCTGGGCTGCTTCGTCGTGCACTACGCGCACAG GGCGCTCATATTTCCTCTTCTGATCCGGGAAGGAAAACCAACACCGTGTTTCACTTTTGTGCTAGCGCTTCTGTTCTGTGTTTACAATGGGTACTTGCAAGGCCGAAGCTTAAGCAACTATGCAGAATACCCTTCAGGCTGGTTAAAAGATCCACGTTTCATTACAG GTTTTATAGGGTGGTTGACTGGCATGGCAATCAATATTCATTCTGATCATATTCTCAGGAATCTGAGAAAACCAGGGGAAAGCGGTTACAAGATACCAAGAG GGGGAATGTTTGAGTATGTCAGTGGAGCCAACTTTTTTGGAGAGATcctggaatggtttgggtttgccCTTGCCTGCTGCACCATTGAAAGCCTTGCATTTGCGTTGTGTACGCTTTTCATCTTGGGTTCAAGGGCAAAACAACACCACCA atgGTACCTTGAGAAATTTGAAGACTacccaaagaacagaaaaattgtGATCCCATTTGTGTACTGA